In one window of Fusobacterium sp. DD2 DNA:
- the megL gene encoding methionine gamma-lyase — protein sequence MENKKFGFGTTAIHAGATKNGYGALAVPIYQTSTFVFDSAEQGGRRFALQEDGFIYSRLGNPTTAIAEARVAALEGGEAAVATSSGIGAISSTLWTFLKAGDHVITDTTLYGCTFALMNHGLTRFGVEVTFLDTSDAEAVKKAMKPNTRVVYLETPANPNLKIVDLEKIVKVAHTNPNTLVVVDNTFATPYLQNPLKLGVDIVVHSATKYINGHGDVVAGFAVSRKELADQIRLVGVKDMTGAVLGPQEAFYIIRGLKTMEIRMQRHCANARKVAEFLNNHPKVERVYYPGLASHPGHEVAKKQMKDFGAMISFELKGGFEAGKTLLNNVELCSLAVSLGDTETLIQHPASMTHSPYSKEEREAAGITDGLVRLSIGLENIEDIIADLEYGLDQIK from the coding sequence GGATACGGAGCATTAGCAGTACCTATTTATCAAACATCAACTTTCGTATTTGATTCTGCAGAACAAGGTGGAAGACGTTTTGCTCTTCAAGAAGATGGATTTATCTATTCTCGTTTAGGAAACCCTACAACTGCAATAGCAGAAGCTAGAGTTGCAGCATTAGAAGGTGGAGAAGCTGCAGTAGCAACATCATCAGGAATCGGAGCAATCTCATCAACTCTATGGACATTCTTAAAAGCTGGAGATCACGTTATAACTGATACAACTCTATACGGATGTACATTTGCTTTAATGAACCACGGATTAACTAGATTTGGTGTAGAAGTTACTTTCTTGGATACATCAGATGCTGAAGCAGTTAAAAAAGCAATGAAACCTAATACACGTGTTGTATACTTAGAAACACCTGCAAACCCTAACTTAAAAATTGTTGACCTTGAAAAAATAGTTAAAGTAGCACACACTAACCCAAATACATTAGTAGTAGTTGATAATACATTCGCTACTCCATATTTACAAAATCCTTTAAAATTAGGTGTAGATATTGTAGTTCACTCAGCTACTAAATATATAAATGGACACGGAGACGTAGTTGCTGGATTCGCTGTAAGTAGAAAAGAATTAGCTGATCAAATCAGACTTGTTGGTGTAAAAGATATGACAGGAGCTGTATTAGGACCTCAAGAAGCTTTCTACATCATCAGAGGATTAAAAACTATGGAAATCAGAATGCAACGTCACTGTGCAAATGCTAGAAAAGTTGCTGAATTCTTAAATAATCATCCAAAAGTAGAAAGAGTTTACTACCCAGGATTAGCATCTCATCCAGGACATGAAGTTGCTAAAAAACAAATGAAAGACTTTGGAGCAATGATTTCATTTGAACTTAAAGGTGGATTCGAAGCTGGTAAAACACTTCTAAACAATGTTGAACTTTGCTCACTGGCAGTTTCACTAGGAGATACTGAAACTCTAATTCAACACCCTGCATCAATGACTCACTCACCATACAGTAAAGAAGAAAGAGAAGCAGCAGGAATTACTGACGGATTAGTAAGATTATCAATAGGATTAGAAAATATTGAAGATATTATTGCTGACTTAGAATACGGATTAGATCAAATTAAATAG
- a CDS encoding amidohydrolase, translating into MDKFINEIKNIVEENRPIYENLCNYLWDNPELGLEEYKSAEEIIKVMKEKGFSVETGISGMKTAFVATKGSGKPVIGISCEYDALPGLSQVASKPVEQAIENQEAGHGCGHNLLGSGTVGAALVIADYLERHNIPGTVKLFGSPSEERDAAKVFFGRDGVYKGVDFAFTWHPAFYNAIWDGGSLANTIAVYKFKGIPSHAAAAPELGRSALDSAELMNVGVNYLREHVVSDARIHYSYLDAGSKAPNVVQPNATLYYFIRSNKIQDSTEIYHRINNIAKGAAMMCGTEVEIDFKIAIADFVPNLVMSKVLYDSIKEFGLPKFDEKDIKLAKEFYNSLSDEARNSARKQLINQLGTELADKMISNGLDTEMAPFDGKYGAPQVITSDAGELSHYIPTAQMFMATAAVGTPLHSWQMCSQAKSDIAKKGLFAAVGGMATAAINMVKHPELIEKAKKEFKDVVGDYVTSVPKEIKPRNPEIEK; encoded by the coding sequence TTGGATAAATTTATAAATGAAATTAAAAATATAGTTGAAGAAAATAGACCAATATATGAGAATCTTTGTAATTATTTATGGGATAATCCTGAATTAGGATTGGAAGAGTATAAATCTGCAGAGGAAATCATTAAAGTAATGAAAGAAAAAGGTTTTTCTGTAGAAACAGGTATTTCTGGAATGAAAACAGCTTTTGTAGCAACAAAAGGATCAGGAAAACCAGTTATAGGTATATCTTGTGAATATGATGCATTACCAGGACTTAGCCAAGTAGCGTCTAAACCAGTAGAACAAGCAATAGAAAATCAGGAAGCAGGTCATGGTTGTGGACACAACCTTTTAGGTAGTGGAACTGTGGGTGCGGCTCTTGTTATTGCCGATTATCTTGAAAGACACAATATCCCTGGAACTGTTAAACTATTTGGATCTCCTTCAGAAGAAAGGGACGCAGCCAAAGTTTTTTTTGGACGTGACGGAGTCTACAAAGGAGTAGATTTTGCTTTTACATGGCATCCAGCTTTTTATAACGCAATATGGGATGGAGGATCATTAGCTAATACCATAGCAGTGTACAAATTTAAAGGAATACCTTCACATGCTGCTGCTGCACCTGAATTAGGAAGATCCGCTTTAGATAGTGCTGAACTGATGAATGTTGGTGTAAATTACTTAAGAGAACATGTTGTATCAGATGCAAGAATACATTACTCTTACTTAGATGCTGGAAGTAAGGCACCTAACGTTGTACAACCAAATGCAACTTTATACTATTTCATAAGAAGTAATAAAATTCAGGATTCAACAGAGATATATCATAGAATAAATAATATAGCTAAAGGTGCTGCAATGATGTGTGGTACAGAAGTTGAGATAGACTTTAAAATAGCTATTGCAGATTTTGTTCCAAACTTAGTTATGTCTAAAGTTTTATATGATTCTATAAAAGAATTTGGTTTACCTAAGTTTGATGAAAAGGATATAAAACTAGCTAAAGAGTTTTATAATTCTTTAAGTGATGAAGCACGTAACAGTGCAAGAAAACAGCTTATCAACCAGTTAGGAACAGAATTAGCAGATAAGATGATTTCAAATGGGTTAGATACAGAGATGGCTCCATTTGATGGAAAATACGGAGCACCTCAAGTTATAACATCAGATGCAGGAGAGTTAAGCCATTATATTCCTACAGCACAGATGTTTATGGCTACAGCTGCAGTTGGAACTCCATTGCATTCATGGCAAATGTGTTCTCAGGCAAAATCAGATATTGCTAAAAAAGGACTTTTTGCAGCAGTTGGTGGAATGGCAACAGCAGCAATCAATATGGTAAAACATCCTGAACTTATTGAAAAAGCTAAAAAGGAATTTAAAGATGTAGTAGGAGATTATGTTACATCTGTTCCTAAGGAGATTAAACCAAGAAATCCAGAAATAGAAAAATAG